In the genome of Acidovorax sp. 69, the window CGCGCAGCGGCAGCCCAGCCCAGCGTTTGATGCGCCGCTCCAGCTGACGCAGGCTGCGGCCTGGGGCGGACACTGCGGCGCGTTGCGCCAAGTGTGTGGCCCAGTCGCCGTAGCGCTGCACCTGCAGCGCCTGCATGGGGCGGCAGGCTTGCCAGCGGGGCTCCAGAAACGCTTCCAGGCATTCCATGCGGGCAGCGTTGTCGGGCTGGTATTGAACGGCTTCGCACATGGCCAGCCAGTCGGGGGGCAGCACAGTTTGTGCATCGACCATGTGGTCGGTCAGTGCCTCTGGTTCCAGGCCCGTAAGCTGGTGCAGCGCGTCGGGCATGAACATCACCATCATGGCGTGGGTGGGCTCGGCGCAGAAGCTGGCGGTGGGCCGGGTCTGCGGACCTGCCAGCACCCAGCGGCCGGGGATGGGTTCGCGCGGGCTGTGTATTCCGGGCGTCGTGTCGGGACGCTCGGACACCAGGGATTCGCTGCGGCCTTCAAACCACCAGCTCAGGCTGCACAGGGGGGTGGCTGGAAAACGGTTGATGCGCTGTGTGTCGCTGAGCACATAGCCCACCGTGCTGCGCGCCAGCGTACCGCGCAGGCAGGTCGACAAGCTGGCGCGCGGCAGCCACAACTGTCCTGAGGGGATCAGCCCTTGTGGGTGCCGTGCGGAAGGTGGTGCCAGGGTTGCCATGCGCCGCGAGTGTAGGCGAGTGCCCATGTCGAATTCATTCAATACCCCGCCGCTGTTGCGCCGCAACATGCCCGCATGAACCACGTCACCTCCACCACGGCGGCCACCCCGCCAATGCCCACAACGCCACTCTTTTCTGCACACGCCACGCACAGCGCGCGTCTGACGCCCGGTGGCCCGGCCAGCCGCTGGTGGGGCTTGCCCCTGCTGTGGCAGATGCGTCAGGACTACCTGGGTTTTGTGACCCGTCTGCAGCGCGACCATGGCGACCTGACCCGCATGCGCCTGGGCAACGAGGATGCCTGGGATCTGATGTCCCCCGACTTGGTCCGCGAGGCGCTGATCACCCATGCGGACCAGCTGATCCGCTGGGAACGCGGCATTGCCGTGTTCGAGCAGGTGTTCGGCCAGAGCGTGCTGGTGACGGAGGGCGACACCTGGCAGCGCCAGCGCCGCATGCTGATGCCTGCGTTTACCCCCAAACGCGTGGTGGGCTACGCACAGCTGATGACCGATGCGGCTCGCAGCGCGCTTGATAGTGCCGTGCCTCCAGGCCAGACCGAGGCCCTGGTGGCCATCGACACCTTCTGGACCGATGTGGCCATGGATGTGATCTTGCGCGCGCTGTTCAGTGAGTCGGCCCACGCCGATGCGCGCGATGCCGCCTGGGCCACGCAGACGCTGTCGGAGACGGCGTTCCAGGAAATGTTCATGCCCCTCACGCTGCCCGACTGGATGCCCCTGCCCGGCAAGGCCGCCAAGCGGCGTGCGCTCACGGCGCTGAAGGGGCTGGTGCGGCGCCACATCGATGCGCGCAGGCGGGAGCCGGGCGACACGGCGGGCGCTCCGCCGCGCACCGACCTGCTGCACATGCTGTTGGCGCTGCGCGATGAAACCACCGGCGAATTTCTATCGTCGCAAGAGGTGTTTGACCAGTGCATGGTCAGCTTCCAGGCCGGGCACGAAACCAGCGCCACCAGCTTGTTGTGGTGGAGCCGCCTGATGGCCGAACACCCCGAGGCCGCGCAGCGAGCGCAGGCCGAGGTGGACCATGTGCTGCGCTCCGGCCAGACCCCCGGCCCTGAGCATCTGGCCCAACTGCCTTTTCTGGCCGCCACGCTCAAGGAGGCCCTGCGCCTGTACCCGCCGGTCGCCGCCTTGATGACCCGGCGCACCACTGCACCCATCACGCTGGGTGGGGTGGATGTGCCCCAGGGCGCCATGCTGCGCATCACGCCTTGGGTCCTGCACCGGGATGAACGCTGGTTTGCGCAAGCCGACCGGTTTGTGCCCGAGCGTTTTCTGGACGGCGCACCGGATATCCCCAAAGGCGCGTGGATGCCGTTTGGCGTGGGCCCCCGTGTGTGTATTGGGCAGCACTTTGCAATGCTGGAGATGACGCTGCTGGCGGCCATGCTGCTGCAGCGGTATCAGCTGCGGTTGCCGGAGGGGGCGCCAGTGTGCACGCCCAAGCTGCATGTGACCCTGCGGCCCGAAGTACCCGTGACGCTGCGGCTGGTGCGGCGCTAACGGCGTGCCATGGAGGCGTTGTGACTGAGCGCGGCACCGGTAGTGCGGCGCCGGAACGTTGCATCCGCTCAGTCAGGGCAGCTCCGCACTCCCCATGCGTGCCAGGATGGTCCGGGTGCGGCCCGCCAAGTAGGCCGAACCTGGGGCCTTTTCAAACCGCTTGGGCGCGGGCAGCATCACCGCCAGACGGGCGGCTTCTGCGGTGCTCAGGCGGCCGGCGCTCTTGCGAAAGTAGTGCTGGGCGGCGGCCTCGGCGCCGAACACGCCCTCGCCCCATTCCACGTTGTTCAGGTAGATCTCCAGAATGCGCTGTTTGCTCAGCAGCTGCTCCAACGCCAGCGTGAGCACAAACTCCTGTCCCTTGCGCAGCAGCGTGCGTTCGCCCGAGAGCAGCAGGTTCTTGGCCAGCTGCTGGGTGATGGTGGAGCCACCGCGGATTTTGGGCGCGCGCACCGGTCGGTCGGGCGCGCGGGCTTGGGCCTTGTTGACCTGGGCTTCGGCCTGGGCGTTGCGCTCCCAGGCTTTTTCGATGGCGTTCCAGTCCACACCGTCGTGGTTCACGAATCCGTCGTCTTCTGACGCGATGACTGCGCGCTTGAGGTGGTCGGAGATGTCGGCATACGGCACCCACCGCTGTCGCCAAGGGACATGCCCCTTGCTGGCGAGCAGCGTCCAGGCTTCGGAGCGCTGGAAGGTGGTGGACTCGGGGTTGATCGCCACCATGGACGCGATGCGCAGCACAAAAAACAACTGCAGCGCCACCAGGGCCAGCATCACCAGTCCCAGCCAGCGCATCATGGCTTTCATCGTGCGGCTCCCAGCGTCAGGCCGCAGCGTGTTGCATCTCGTGCAGCACCTGTGCGGAGGGTGGACGCACGCCGCGCCATAGCAGGAAGGCTTCGGCCGCCTGCTCCACCAGCATGCCCAGGCCATCGCGAGGCGTGGCGCCATGGGCGCGTGCCCAGTCCAGAAAACCCTGGGCGGCGGGGCCGTACATCATGTCGTAGGCCAGGCTGCCAGGGCGCAGCACGGTGGCGGGTACAGGCACGCCAGCGCCTGCCAGGCTGCTGGCCGTGGCGTTGATGATGATGTCGAAATGGCCTGCTACCGCCGGTGGAGTAATCGCTATCAGCTCTGCTTTTTGTAGCGCAGCCAGCGCACTGTGTGAATGCACCAGTGCCTGCGCCTTGGACAAGGTGCGGTTGGCCACGGTGATACAGCGGGCGCCGGCGAGCAGCAGCGGGCCCAGCACGCCAGCGGCGGCACCGCCCGCGCCGATCAGCAGCACATCGCGCCCGGCCAGCGACACGCCGGCGTTGCGCGTGATGTCGGCCACCAGGCCCAGGCCGTCGGTGTTGTCGGCATAAATGCTGCCGTCCTTGCGAAAGGTGAGCGTGTTGGCCGCGCCGGCCAGTTGCACCCGTGCGCTGCATTCGGTGGCCAGGCCGGGCGCTTCGGTCTTGAAGGGCACGGTGACGTTGCAACCACGCCCATGCATGGCTGCGAAGTCGCGCACGCCTTGTGCGAAGCCATCCATCGGGACCAGGCGGCGCTCATAGACGAGGTGTTCACCCGTCAGCTCGGCAAAACGGGCGTGAATGGCGGGCGAGCGGCTGTGGGCCACCGGGTTACCCATCACGCAGTACAGGTCAGTGAATTGGCTCATGGAGGGCGATGGCTGAGGCGGGGCGGTGCGACGGCAGGGGGGTTGTGTGGGCCGCACAGGGACAAGCCGAAATGGCTCGCTGGGGCGATCAAAAGGTGCAGCGGCCGTTCAGCGGGCGTTTTCTTTGACGACGGTTTCCAGGGTCTGATCGCGTGTGAATTTGAAGCGTGCCACCATGGCGATCTGGTCATATTCACGGCGCATTTCACGACTGAATGCGTCAAAGGGGCCCGCGGCACGGGCGATGGCTTCTGCACGCCGGTCCAGGGTGACATTGCCCGAACCTTGCACGATCTCGGTGCCCAGCACGCGGCCATCGTTGTTGACGGTGAGGATCATGGTCAGCTCACCATAGAGTTTGCGACCGCTTTTCTCGGGGAAGTTCTCTGTGCCCTTGTCTTCCACCTTGTGGCGCAGGGTGTCGTAGTAGGCCGCATAGACTTTTTCCTGCGTGGCCGGACTGATATAGCGCTTCTTGGGGCGCGAGTTTTCTTCGTTGATGCGTTTTTCGATCTCGGCCAGCAGTTTCACAAGCTGGCGTCGCTTTTCCTGCTCGGTCGCCTGTTCGGCACTCTGGCTGGGTTGGCGCAGGTCGGGCTCCGGCATGGTGGCCAGTTGCTTGCGCAACTGGGCCAGCATCTGGGCCTGCTGTTCCTGCATCGCGTCCATCTTGCGCTGTGCTTCTTCATAGTCGTCGCCGACGGTTGTCAGCGCCGAATAGGGCAACGGGCTGGTGGCGCGGCCTTTTTCTGCATCGCCACCCCCCGCGAGGTTGGCCTGGGCAATGGCCTGGGCCTTGTCGGGGCGCTCGTTGGACTTGGCGTTGACCAGTATGACTTCGAGGGGCGTGTCCTGGAACACGCGGTTGAAGCCCTCTGGGTCGATGAAGCGCACGGAGATGAGTGCGGCATGCACGACCACAGAGACGCCCAGCGCCAGCTGCAGCGTGCTGAAGGTGCGGAGGATGGCGGGAAGCTTCATCGCAGCCCTTTGAAGGGGCTGCGACCCGCGTCGCTGTGGGGCGTGTGGGCTGTGTTCACGGAGTGGGATTATCTGTGTTCGTGGCCTCGGCCTCGTTCATGTCCACCGCGATGGCGATGGGCCCGCCCACGGTGTCGTCGTCCTCTTCGGCATCCTCCACCGGGCCATCGTCGCTTGAATCCGCCGGGTCGTCCAGCCGCTCGATGACGGTGCCATGGATGTCCAGGGTGATTTCATCGACTTCACCCAGCTTGACCTTGAGGCGCGCGCCGCGCGGCAGGTTTTGCGCGCCCAGTACGGGGAAGACCAGCGGAATGTCGTCTGCACGCACCAGAAAACTGCCCCCGGGGCCTTCCTTGAAGACGGTGGCGTTCAGCTCGGTGATACCGTTTTGCTCGACATATTTGAGCGTCCAGAAGCGCTCCATGCCCGCCTGGTAGCCGTTGTAGGCGCTGTAGGCGCCGTCAAAGCTGCTGATGATGGAGAACAGGTCGGCATCCTTGGGCTTGAAGGGCGCGGCCAGCGCAGCGGTCTTGCCGTGGCGGGCGCAGGCAATGATCTGCCATTGGTTGACCAGGTCGGTGTAGCGGCGCAGGGGCGACGTGGCCCATGAATACGCTTTGACGCCAATGCCCGCATGCGGCAGCGCCTTGGTGCCCATGCGCACCTTCACGCCGGGCGCCATGCTGGCCTGGCTGCGGTAGATGCCGGGCACGCCCAGCTCGGCCATCCAGCTGCCCCAGGTGCTGTTGGCCACGATCATGGCCTCGGCCACAATCAAATCGAGTGGTGCGCCGCGCTGGCGCACGCTGATCTGCACCTGCTCGTCGCCCGTGGGCTCCGCACCGTGGTTGCCGACCAGGCGGAAGTTGTAGTCCGGCCGGTTGAAGTTCTCGGGCTTGCCACGCACCACTTCGCGGCGGGCTTTGAGTTCTTTGGCCAGACGGTGCAAAAAAGATAGCTGCGGGCGCAGATCAGACAAGCGCTGCGGGTCATTTTTATGCTCAAATTCCGGGTTGCTGAGCCATTCTTCTGTCACCACGCTGTCGAGCTGGTCGTGGCGCAGGTTGGCGGCCACGTGCACCCGCTCGAGCTTGGTTTCTGAGCTTTTGAACTCCAGCGTGGCTTCGTCGATGGTCACGTATAGCGACACGGCCGGGTTGGCGCGGCCTTCGTCCAGCGTGTAGGTCTGGACCACATCGTCGGGCAGCATGGTGATCTTGTAGCCCGGCATGTACACGGTGGACAGGCGGGCGCGGCCGAGCTGGTCGATGGCGCTGCCCGGCTGGATGGCCAGGCCGGGTGCGGCGATGTGGATGCCCAGCACCACGGTGCCCGTGCCCAGGCCTTGTACCGACAGCGCGTCGTCGATTTCGGTGGTCTGCGAGTCGTCGATGGAGTACGCCTGCGCGGTGGACAGCGGCAGCTCGTCGGCAATGACCGGCGCCGTAACGGCAGGAAACCCCGTGCCCTTGGGGAAGTTCTCGAACAAAAAGCGCTTCCAGTGGAA includes:
- a CDS encoding ribonuclease catalytic domain-containing protein, translated to MHALFEEAGKFMAGRILSEADTSAQVELDSGKRVKVKAAHILLKFEKPSPSELIAQAQAVAESIELDLAWEFAPEDEFGFADLARDYFSENATLVQQAGALFRVYDAPHYFRRAGKGRFKKASAEILQQALAAIEKKKALLAQIDEWAAALGRGECPQPIRDQLYKILFKPDKNAPEYKAVVDASRATHTAPLDLLQKAGAIDSAYQFHWKRFLFENFPKGTGFPAVTAPVIADELPLSTAQAYSIDDSQTTEIDDALSVQGLGTGTVVLGIHIAAPGLAIQPGSAIDQLGRARLSTVYMPGYKITMLPDDVVQTYTLDEGRANPAVSLYVTIDEATLEFKSSETKLERVHVAANLRHDQLDSVVTEEWLSNPEFEHKNDPQRLSDLRPQLSFLHRLAKELKARREVVRGKPENFNRPDYNFRLVGNHGAEPTGDEQVQISVRQRGAPLDLIVAEAMIVANSTWGSWMAELGVPGIYRSQASMAPGVKVRMGTKALPHAGIGVKAYSWATSPLRRYTDLVNQWQIIACARHGKTAALAAPFKPKDADLFSIISSFDGAYSAYNGYQAGMERFWTLKYVEQNGITELNATVFKEGPGGSFLVRADDIPLVFPVLGAQNLPRGARLKVKLGEVDEITLDIHGTVIERLDDPADSSDDGPVEDAEEDDDTVGGPIAIAVDMNEAEATNTDNPTP
- a CDS encoding TonB family protein, yielding MKLPAILRTFSTLQLALGVSVVVHAALISVRFIDPEGFNRVFQDTPLEVILVNAKSNERPDKAQAIAQANLAGGGDAEKGRATSPLPYSALTTVGDDYEEAQRKMDAMQEQQAQMLAQLRKQLATMPEPDLRQPSQSAEQATEQEKRRQLVKLLAEIEKRINEENSRPKKRYISPATQEKVYAAYYDTLRHKVEDKGTENFPEKSGRKLYGELTMILTVNNDGRVLGTEIVQGSGNVTLDRRAEAIARAAGPFDAFSREMRREYDQIAMVARFKFTRDQTLETVVKENAR
- the mtgA gene encoding monofunctional biosynthetic peptidoglycan transglycosylase; translation: MKAMMRWLGLVMLALVALQLFFVLRIASMVAINPESTTFQRSEAWTLLASKGHVPWRQRWVPYADISDHLKRAVIASEDDGFVNHDGVDWNAIEKAWERNAQAEAQVNKAQARAPDRPVRAPKIRGGSTITQQLAKNLLLSGERTLLRKGQEFVLTLALEQLLSKQRILEIYLNNVEWGEGVFGAEAAAQHYFRKSAGRLSTAEAARLAVMLPAPKRFEKAPGSAYLAGRTRTILARMGSAELP
- a CDS encoding AraC family transcriptional regulator; the encoded protein is MGTRLHSRRMATLAPPSARHPQGLIPSGQLWLPRASLSTCLRGTLARSTVGYVLSDTQRINRFPATPLCSLSWWFEGRSESLVSERPDTTPGIHSPREPIPGRWVLAGPQTRPTASFCAEPTHAMMVMFMPDALHQLTGLEPEALTDHMVDAQTVLPPDWLAMCEAVQYQPDNAARMECLEAFLEPRWQACRPMQALQVQRYGDWATHLAQRAAVSAPGRSLRQLERRIKRWAGLPLRELRGFGKVEQAFFDAIAADAAQGTVKWADVAAGAGFSDQSHLCRVTRRITGFAPQALYDGIYGEEAFWAYRIWV
- a CDS encoding cytochrome P450 codes for the protein MNHVTSTTAATPPMPTTPLFSAHATHSARLTPGGPASRWWGLPLLWQMRQDYLGFVTRLQRDHGDLTRMRLGNEDAWDLMSPDLVREALITHADQLIRWERGIAVFEQVFGQSVLVTEGDTWQRQRRMLMPAFTPKRVVGYAQLMTDAARSALDSAVPPGQTEALVAIDTFWTDVAMDVILRALFSESAHADARDAAWATQTLSETAFQEMFMPLTLPDWMPLPGKAAKRRALTALKGLVRRHIDARRREPGDTAGAPPRTDLLHMLLALRDETTGEFLSSQEVFDQCMVSFQAGHETSATSLLWWSRLMAEHPEAAQRAQAEVDHVLRSGQTPGPEHLAQLPFLAATLKEALRLYPPVAALMTRRTTAPITLGGVDVPQGAMLRITPWVLHRDERWFAQADRFVPERFLDGAPDIPKGAWMPFGVGPRVCIGQHFAMLEMTLLAAMLLQRYQLRLPEGAPVCTPKLHVTLRPEVPVTLRLVRR
- the aroE gene encoding shikimate dehydrogenase — its product is MSQFTDLYCVMGNPVAHSRSPAIHARFAELTGEHLVYERRLVPMDGFAQGVRDFAAMHGRGCNVTVPFKTEAPGLATECSARVQLAGAANTLTFRKDGSIYADNTDGLGLVADITRNAGVSLAGRDVLLIGAGGAAAGVLGPLLLAGARCITVANRTLSKAQALVHSHSALAALQKAELIAITPPAVAGHFDIIINATASSLAGAGVPVPATVLRPGSLAYDMMYGPAAQGFLDWARAHGATPRDGLGMLVEQAAEAFLLWRGVRPPSAQVLHEMQHAAA